A portion of the Natronococcus sp. AD-5 genome contains these proteins:
- a CDS encoding adenylyltransferase/cytidyltransferase family protein: MTRTVIAQGTFDILHPGHVHYLEEAAAMGDELYVIVARTSNVDHKEAPICPATQRRDVVAALEAVDGAVLGHEEDIFVPIEEIDPDVIALGHDQHHDADAIRSALERRGIDCDVRRASGREPASDNELLSTRLIIERILERRA; encoded by the coding sequence ATGACGCGGACGGTCATCGCACAGGGGACCTTCGACATCCTCCACCCGGGACACGTCCACTACCTCGAGGAGGCGGCGGCGATGGGGGACGAACTGTACGTCATCGTCGCTCGCACGTCGAACGTCGATCACAAGGAGGCGCCGATCTGTCCCGCGACCCAGCGACGGGACGTCGTCGCCGCGCTCGAGGCCGTCGACGGGGCGGTGCTCGGTCACGAGGAGGACATCTTCGTCCCGATCGAGGAGATCGACCCCGACGTGATCGCGCTCGGCCACGATCAACACCACGACGCGGACGCGATCCGGTCGGCGCTCGAGCGCCGCGGGATCGACTGCGACGTCCGACGCGCGAGCGGGCGCGAGCCGGCGAGCGACAACGAACTCCTGTCGACGCGGCTGATCATCGAACGCATTCTCGAGCGTCGCGCCTGA
- a CDS encoding Mov34/MPN/PAD-1 family protein encodes MGLFDALFRSSEILGIAEKTLEFTLESSETSHPNEYMGFLRGTEATQLGLDRSGLVITDVLVVPGTEANSVSATVRTSQIPNDVKALGSVHSHPNGVISPSDADLETFGRGSVHIIIGAPYRRSDWKAFDSQGRPTNLNVIDVDLPETENFFDFTQADIDEELRR; translated from the coding sequence ATGGGGCTGTTCGACGCGCTGTTTCGCTCGAGCGAGATCCTCGGCATCGCCGAGAAGACGCTCGAGTTTACCCTCGAGTCCTCGGAGACGTCCCACCCGAACGAGTACATGGGGTTCCTCCGCGGAACCGAGGCTACTCAGCTCGGACTCGACCGCAGCGGGCTCGTCATCACGGACGTGCTCGTGGTTCCGGGGACCGAGGCCAACAGCGTCAGTGCGACCGTCAGAACGAGCCAGATTCCGAACGACGTGAAGGCGCTCGGCAGCGTCCACTCGCACCCGAACGGCGTCATCAGCCCGAGCGACGCGGACCTGGAGACGTTCGGTCGCGGGAGCGTCCACATCATCATCGGCGCCCCCTACCGGCGAAGCGACTGGAAAGCCTTCGACTCGCAGGGGCGGCCGACGAACCTGAACGTGATCGACGTCGACCTTCCCGAGACCGAGAACTTCTTCGACTTCACGCAGGCCGACATCGACGAGGAGTTGCGACGATGA
- a CDS encoding DHH family phosphoesterase: MTTESAGESGAGDGDSVVYDLASDCTADDLERDQPYLAEINGIVDYGVFVDLSDSVSGLVHESVLEGTYAVGDELVVELETVRDNGDMAFEPVNVDEYTLEPVSHDYALTGTDRLEANVGDQIHLEGEVVQVKQTAGPTIFHVADEQGVVPCAAFEEAGVRAYPSVEVGDVVRVTGTPERREGSVQIEVDGLSKLESEDAEEARERLETALEERAEPHDVEPLIDWPAFEKLRPNLKEVATLLRRTVLEGRPIRVRHHADGDGMCAAVPVQIALERFIAEVHEDEDAPRHLIKRLPAKAPFYEMEDATRDLNFALEDREKHGQQLPLLLMLDNGSTAEDVPAYETLAHYDIPIVAVDHHHPDPDAVGELLDAHVNPYLHEEDYRITTGMLCVELARMIYPDLTDELRHVPAVAGLSDRSKADAMDDYLALAAEEGYDEERLQNLSEALDYAAFWLRYNSGDQLIQDLLHVDNGDEERHRELVSFFADRAREEVDEQLEAAMPHVEREELDNGAHLYRIDVENYAHRFTYPAPGKTTGEIHDRKIEETGDPVITVGYGPDFAVLRSDGVRLDIPNMVSELEEEIPGGGVSGGGHLVVGSIKFVKGKREDVIDALIEKMADADIDEELSSAALIDD; the protein is encoded by the coding sequence ATGACTACTGAGTCCGCCGGAGAATCCGGCGCCGGCGACGGGGATTCCGTCGTCTACGATCTCGCCTCCGATTGTACCGCCGACGATCTCGAACGAGACCAGCCGTACCTCGCCGAAATCAACGGCATCGTCGACTACGGCGTCTTCGTCGACCTCTCCGACTCCGTCTCCGGTCTCGTCCACGAGTCGGTTCTCGAGGGAACGTACGCCGTCGGCGACGAACTCGTCGTCGAACTCGAGACCGTTCGCGACAACGGCGACATGGCGTTCGAACCCGTCAACGTCGACGAGTATACGCTCGAACCCGTCTCGCACGACTACGCGCTGACCGGCACCGACCGCCTCGAGGCCAACGTCGGCGACCAGATCCACCTCGAGGGCGAGGTGGTCCAGGTCAAACAGACCGCCGGACCGACGATCTTCCACGTGGCCGACGAGCAGGGCGTCGTCCCCTGTGCCGCCTTCGAGGAGGCCGGCGTCCGCGCCTACCCGTCCGTCGAGGTCGGCGACGTCGTCCGCGTCACGGGCACGCCGGAGCGCCGCGAGGGCTCCGTTCAGATCGAGGTCGACGGACTCTCGAAACTCGAGAGTGAAGACGCCGAGGAAGCCCGCGAGCGGCTCGAGACCGCGCTCGAGGAGCGCGCCGAACCCCACGACGTCGAGCCGCTGATCGACTGGCCCGCCTTCGAGAAGCTCCGTCCGAACCTGAAGGAGGTCGCGACGCTGCTCCGCCGGACGGTCCTCGAGGGCCGCCCGATCCGCGTGCGCCACCACGCCGACGGCGACGGGATGTGCGCCGCCGTCCCCGTCCAGATCGCCCTCGAGCGCTTCATCGCCGAGGTGCACGAGGACGAGGACGCGCCGCGCCACCTCATCAAGCGCCTCCCCGCGAAGGCGCCGTTCTACGAGATGGAAGACGCCACGCGAGACCTCAACTTCGCGCTCGAGGACCGCGAGAAACACGGCCAGCAGCTCCCGCTCCTGCTGATGCTCGACAACGGCTCGACGGCCGAGGACGTGCCGGCCTACGAGACGCTGGCGCACTACGACATCCCGATCGTCGCCGTCGACCACCACCACCCCGATCCCGACGCGGTCGGCGAACTGCTCGACGCCCACGTCAACCCCTACCTGCACGAGGAGGACTACCGGATCACGACGGGGATGCTCTGCGTCGAACTCGCCCGGATGATCTACCCCGACCTGACCGACGAGCTCCGCCACGTCCCCGCCGTCGCCGGCCTCTCGGACCGCTCGAAGGCCGACGCGATGGACGACTACCTCGCGCTCGCCGCCGAGGAGGGCTACGACGAGGAGCGGCTGCAGAACCTGAGCGAGGCGCTCGACTACGCCGCCTTCTGGCTGCGCTACAACTCGGGCGACCAGCTGATCCAGGATCTGCTCCACGTCGACAACGGCGACGAGGAGCGCCACCGCGAACTCGTCTCCTTCTTCGCGGACCGCGCCCGCGAGGAGGTCGACGAACAGCTCGAGGCCGCCATGCCCCACGTCGAACGCGAGGAACTGGACAACGGCGCCCACCTCTACCGGATCGACGTCGAGAACTACGCCCACCGCTTCACCTACCCCGCACCCGGAAAGACCACCGGCGAGATCCACGACCGCAAAATCGAGGAGACCGGCGACCCGGTGATCACGGTCGGCTACGGTCCCGACTTCGCCGTCCTACGCAGCGACGGGGTCCGACTGGACATCCCGAACATGGTCTCGGAACTCGAGGAGGAGATTCCCGGCGGCGGCGTCTCCGGCGGCGGGCACCTCGTCGTCGGCTCGATCAAGTTCGTCAAGGGCAAGCGCGAGGACGTCATCGACGCCCTGATCGAGAAGATGGCCGACGCCGACATCGACGAGGAGCTCTCGAGCGCGGCGCTGATCGACGACTGA
- a CDS encoding PAS domain S-box protein: protein MSSSRVEAELRKRVTQQAVVADLSRRVLDTDDPDELLNAVSDAVRTALDADACLFFERLPRGDRAARRHASGWEGERAPATVTTDPDESLVGYALRRGEPVAVDDLRTDDRFDAPTRLLKGGARSSLCVPVGPSDEPRATLEAHATEPDAFDGADVAILRTIGNVLAAAFEIDGSDRRIEEEWTVKEQFLERSPVGITVVDAGGEMRFANERAAELLRRSESELLGERLWDVFPEAADRTEVRDSFHAAMETQEPTSYEVYFEPLEFWVEANFYPSESGVSIHFRDVTARKEREQELEQYQALTEAAQDVVVTVDEESTLRAVNPAVEDVFGYDRDELVGESLTTLMPDRFEDGHYRGLERYLETGERTLDWEYVELPGLCEDGSEIPLAISFSEVEYEGECFFTGILRDVTERRERERQLREKRDLTDRIVETSPTGIVTLGVDGSFERVNERAEEILRYSASELEELVGGTAELDPIGPDGESFSAEEVPTRRVFDDGETIHDLEIGVLRGDGERVWLSLSGTPLRDDGEIGGAVFTFADITERKRMEADLRASEEKFRQVAENVEQVIWMSTPHKNETLYVNPAYEDVWGLSCESLYGDPESFLDGVHPDDRERVREALSDQLEGEYDEEYRVVRPDGEVRWVRDRAVPIRDEDGDVYRVVGIASDVTDQRAVERELRERERELSTLMSNVPGMVYRCRNERGWPMEFVSDGCEELTGYNPTALERDEVQWGTDVVAERDQGSLWEHIQTNINDREPFSATYRIETAAGDSRWVKETGRAVFEDGAIEAIEGVVIDITERKEYQQKLEETNERLVRANERLERSNERLERSNERLEHFAYATSHDLQEPLRMVSSYLRLIESRYGDELDEDGEEFLEFAVDGADRMREMIDGLLAYSRVETRGQPLEPVALNDVVDDVRTDLRLQLEESDATLAVADLPRVEGDPGQLRQVFRNLFDNALEYSGDEPPTIDVSAERAGETWVVSVSDRGIGIPDENAGVIFEVFERLHTVDEYEGTGIGLALCQRIVERHDGEIWVDSEPGEGATFSFTLPAVEDDRP, encoded by the coding sequence ATGAGTTCGTCTCGAGTCGAAGCGGAACTTCGCAAACGCGTGACCCAGCAGGCGGTCGTCGCCGACCTCAGCCGGCGGGTACTCGATACGGACGACCCCGACGAGTTACTGAACGCGGTTTCGGACGCCGTTCGCACGGCGCTCGACGCGGACGCCTGTCTCTTTTTCGAACGGCTGCCGCGCGGCGACCGGGCCGCCCGTCGACACGCCAGCGGGTGGGAGGGTGAACGCGCACCGGCGACGGTCACGACCGATCCGGACGAGTCGCTCGTCGGGTACGCGTTACGGCGCGGGGAGCCGGTCGCCGTCGACGACCTGCGAACCGACGACCGGTTCGACGCACCGACGCGCCTCCTCAAGGGCGGCGCCCGGAGCAGCCTCTGCGTCCCGGTCGGCCCGAGCGACGAGCCGCGGGCGACCCTCGAGGCACACGCCACGGAACCCGACGCGTTCGACGGGGCCGACGTCGCAATCCTTCGGACGATCGGGAACGTCCTCGCCGCCGCGTTCGAGATCGACGGTTCGGACCGCCGGATCGAGGAGGAGTGGACCGTCAAAGAGCAGTTTCTGGAACGAAGTCCGGTCGGGATCACGGTCGTCGACGCCGGCGGAGAGATGCGGTTCGCGAACGAGCGCGCCGCGGAACTGCTCCGGCGCTCCGAATCGGAGCTGCTCGGCGAACGACTCTGGGACGTCTTTCCTGAGGCGGCGGACAGAACGGAGGTGCGGGACAGTTTCCACGCGGCCATGGAGACGCAGGAGCCGACCAGCTACGAAGTCTACTTCGAACCGCTCGAGTTCTGGGTCGAGGCGAACTTCTACCCCTCCGAGTCGGGCGTGTCGATCCACTTCCGGGACGTTACCGCGCGGAAAGAGCGCGAGCAAGAACTCGAGCAGTATCAGGCGCTGACCGAGGCCGCACAGGACGTCGTCGTTACGGTCGACGAGGAGAGCACGCTTCGCGCGGTGAATCCGGCGGTCGAGGACGTCTTCGGCTACGATCGGGACGAACTCGTCGGCGAGTCGCTGACGACGCTCATGCCGGACCGGTTCGAAGACGGGCACTACCGCGGACTCGAGCGGTACCTCGAGACCGGGGAGCGGACGCTCGACTGGGAGTACGTCGAACTCCCGGGTCTGTGCGAGGACGGGTCGGAGATTCCGCTGGCGATCTCGTTCAGCGAGGTCGAGTACGAGGGCGAGTGCTTCTTCACCGGCATCCTTCGCGACGTCACGGAGCGCCGGGAGCGCGAACGGCAGTTGCGCGAGAAACGGGACCTCACCGACCGGATCGTCGAAACCAGTCCGACCGGGATCGTCACGCTCGGTGTCGACGGCTCCTTCGAGCGGGTCAACGAGCGCGCCGAGGAGATCCTGCGGTACTCGGCGTCGGAACTCGAGGAACTCGTCGGCGGAACGGCGGAGCTCGATCCCATCGGACCCGACGGGGAGTCGTTTTCGGCGGAGGAGGTTCCGACCCGACGCGTCTTCGACGACGGCGAGACGATCCACGACCTCGAGATCGGGGTACTGCGAGGTGACGGCGAGCGGGTGTGGCTGTCGCTGAGCGGCACGCCGCTGCGGGACGACGGCGAGATCGGCGGCGCGGTCTTTACGTTCGCCGACATCACCGAGCGCAAACGGATGGAGGCGGATCTCCGGGCGAGCGAGGAGAAGTTCCGGCAGGTCGCGGAGAACGTAGAGCAGGTCATCTGGATGAGCACGCCGCACAAAAACGAGACGCTCTACGTGAACCCGGCCTACGAGGACGTCTGGGGTCTGAGCTGCGAGTCGCTGTACGGCGATCCCGAGTCGTTCCTCGACGGCGTTCATCCGGACGACAGGGAGCGCGTCCGCGAGGCGCTCTCGGACCAGCTCGAGGGGGAGTACGACGAGGAGTACCGCGTCGTCCGTCCCGACGGGGAGGTGCGCTGGGTACGAGACCGCGCCGTTCCGATTCGCGACGAGGACGGCGACGTCTACCGCGTCGTCGGCATCGCGAGCGACGTCACGGACCAGCGGGCGGTCGAGCGCGAACTCCGCGAACGCGAACGCGAACTCTCGACGCTGATGAGCAACGTTCCCGGAATGGTCTACCGCTGCCGGAACGAGCGCGGCTGGCCGATGGAGTTCGTCAGCGACGGCTGCGAGGAGCTGACCGGCTACAACCCGACGGCGCTCGAGCGAGACGAGGTCCAGTGGGGGACCGACGTCGTCGCCGAACGGGACCAGGGCAGCCTCTGGGAACACATCCAGACGAACATCAACGACCGCGAGCCGTTCTCGGCGACCTACCGCATCGAAACCGCGGCCGGGGACTCCCGTTGGGTGAAAGAGACCGGTCGTGCGGTCTTCGAAGACGGCGCGATCGAGGCCATCGAAGGGGTCGTTATCGACATCACCGAGCGGAAAGAGTATCAGCAGAAACTCGAGGAGACCAACGAGCGACTCGTGCGGGCGAACGAGCGCCTCGAGCGCTCCAACGAACGGCTCGAGCGGTCGAACGAGCGGCTGGAACACTTCGCGTACGCGACTTCGCACGACCTCCAGGAGCCGTTACGGATGGTCTCGAGCTACCTCCGACTCATCGAGAGCCGCTACGGCGACGAACTCGACGAGGACGGCGAGGAGTTTCTCGAGTTCGCCGTCGACGGCGCCGACCGGATGCGCGAGATGATCGACGGGCTGCTCGCGTACTCTCGCGTCGAAACGCGGGGACAGCCGCTCGAACCGGTCGCGTTGAACGACGTCGTCGACGACGTCCGGACCGACCTGCGACTTCAACTCGAGGAGAGCGACGCGACGCTCGCGGTGGCGGATCTGCCCCGCGTCGAGGGCGACCCCGGCCAGCTTCGGCAGGTGTTCCGGAACCTGTTCGACAACGCGCTCGAGTACAGCGGCGACGAGCCGCCGACGATCGACGTCTCGGCGGAGCGAGCGGGCGAGACGTGGGTCGTTTCCGTCAGCGACCGGGGCATCGGGATCCCGGACGAGAACGCCGGCGTCATCTTCGAGGTGTTCGAACGGCTCCACACGGTCGACGAGTACGAGGGGACCGGCATCGGGCTCGCGCTCTGTCAGCGGATCGTCGAGCGCCACGACGGCGAGATCTGGGTCGACTCCGAGCCCGGCGAGGGCGCGACGTTCTCGTTCACGCTGCCGGCCGTAGAGGACGACCGGCCGTAA
- a CDS encoding HhH-GPD family protein → MSDADADVDADTDAPSLPDDLEAVRESLIAWYEADHRSFPWREMDDPYAILVSEVMSQQTQLDRVVDAWEEFLERWPTTADLAAADRADVVGFWTGHSLGYNNRAKYLHEAAAQIETEYDGTFPEAPGELQELMGVGPYTANAVASFAFNNGDAVVDTNVKRVCYRAFDVPDDDAVFEDAADDLMPEDRSRVWNNAIMELGGVACGQTPRCDEAGCPWREWCGAYASGDFTAPDVPTQPSFEGSRRQFRGRVIGTLREYDELELDALGHRIRVDYAPDGEYGHEWLEGLLVDLADDGLVELDEAGGKTVARLER, encoded by the coding sequence ATGAGTGACGCCGACGCGGACGTCGATGCCGACACCGACGCGCCGTCGTTGCCCGACGACCTCGAGGCCGTTCGCGAGTCGCTGATCGCGTGGTACGAGGCGGACCACCGCTCGTTTCCGTGGCGAGAGATGGACGATCCGTACGCGATCCTCGTCAGCGAGGTGATGAGTCAGCAGACGCAGCTCGATCGGGTCGTCGACGCCTGGGAGGAGTTCCTCGAGCGCTGGCCGACGACCGCCGACCTGGCCGCCGCCGACCGGGCCGACGTGGTCGGCTTCTGGACGGGCCACAGCCTCGGCTACAACAACCGGGCGAAGTACCTCCACGAGGCCGCGGCGCAGATCGAGACGGAGTACGACGGGACGTTCCCCGAGGCGCCCGGCGAGCTCCAGGAGCTGATGGGGGTCGGCCCCTACACCGCCAACGCGGTGGCGAGTTTCGCGTTCAACAACGGCGACGCGGTCGTCGACACCAACGTCAAGCGCGTCTGTTACCGCGCGTTCGACGTTCCGGACGACGACGCGGTCTTCGAGGACGCCGCGGACGACCTCATGCCCGAGGACCGGTCGCGGGTCTGGAACAACGCGATCATGGAACTGGGCGGCGTCGCCTGCGGGCAGACGCCGCGCTGCGACGAGGCCGGCTGCCCCTGGCGCGAGTGGTGCGGCGCGTACGCCAGCGGCGACTTCACCGCACCCGACGTCCCGACGCAGCCGAGCTTCGAGGGGAGCCGCAGGCAGTTCCGCGGGCGCGTGATCGGAACGCTCCGGGAGTACGACGAGCTCGAACTCGACGCGCTGGGCCACCGCATTCGCGTCGATTACGCCCCCGACGGCGAGTACGGCCACGAGTGGCTCGAGGGACTGCTCGTCGACCTCGCGGACGACGGGCTGGTCGAACTCGACGAGGCCGGCGGAAAAACGGTCGCGCGACTCGAGCGGTAA
- a CDS encoding NADPH-dependent FMN reductase: MSDVHVVALCGSLRAESYTRIALERALDAAEATGASTELLDLRAFDLPVFDADRDRADAGDAATIAASVREADSIILGSPVYHGSYSSPLKTALDYCGFDEFADKTVGLLAVSGGAFPVPALEHMRSVCRALNAWVLPHEAAVPRSSAAFEDGSFVDPKLEKRVVTLGRRAVQYATIEPDPDSFESDHNVGAKGK, from the coding sequence ATGAGTGACGTTCACGTGGTCGCCCTCTGTGGCAGTCTTCGGGCGGAGAGTTACACCCGCATCGCACTCGAACGCGCCCTCGACGCCGCCGAAGCGACCGGAGCCAGTACGGAACTCCTCGATCTCCGGGCGTTCGACCTTCCGGTCTTCGACGCCGACCGCGACCGGGCGGACGCGGGCGATGCGGCGACGATCGCGGCGAGCGTCCGGGAAGCCGACAGCATCATCCTCGGTTCGCCGGTTTACCACGGCTCGTACTCCTCGCCGCTGAAGACCGCGCTCGACTACTGCGGGTTCGACGAGTTCGCCGACAAAACCGTCGGGCTGCTCGCGGTTTCCGGCGGGGCGTTTCCCGTCCCGGCGCTCGAGCACATGCGATCGGTCTGTCGCGCGCTCAACGCTTGGGTGCTCCCCCACGAGGCGGCGGTCCCCCGCTCGAGCGCCGCCTTCGAGGACGGCTCGTTCGTCGATCCGAAGCTGGAGAAGCGCGTCGTCACGCTCGGTCGCCGGGCGGTCCAGTACGCGACGATCGAACCGGATCCCGACTCTTTCGAGAGCGATCACAACGTCGGCGCCAAGGGAAAGTGA
- a CDS encoding DNA-methyltransferase has product METTHRVVVGDARELSQVADDSVELVVTSPPYPMIEMWDELFAELDPAIGDALESGDGRAAFEAMHAQLDYVWDELERVLVDGGIACINVGDATRSVDGSFRVYSNHARVLEAFESRGFDPLPDVLWRKPANSAAKFMGSGMIPPNAYVTLEHEYILVFRKGSDSRSFEPGADRRYEAAYFWEERNRWFSDVWTEVRGELQALEGDHEDLRKRSAAYPLEIPYRLCCMYSAYGDTVLDPFWGTGTTSLAAMCAGRNSIGYELEDAFREVFSDRLSDVPALSRSIGRKRLERHRGFVADRRKAGDELSYDAVHYETPVVTKMEREIRFREVTAVDPIADEDGYRAEHEPLSLE; this is encoded by the coding sequence ATGGAGACGACTCACCGCGTCGTCGTCGGCGACGCTCGCGAGCTCTCGCAGGTGGCCGACGACTCCGTCGAACTCGTCGTTACGTCCCCGCCGTATCCGATGATCGAGATGTGGGACGAGCTCTTCGCGGAACTCGATCCCGCTATCGGCGACGCACTCGAGTCCGGAGACGGTCGCGCCGCCTTCGAAGCGATGCACGCGCAGCTCGATTACGTCTGGGACGAACTCGAGCGCGTCCTCGTCGACGGCGGCATCGCCTGTATCAACGTCGGTGACGCGACCCGGTCGGTCGACGGGAGCTTCCGCGTTTACTCCAACCACGCCCGCGTGCTCGAGGCGTTCGAGTCCCGCGGCTTCGACCCCCTTCCCGACGTGCTCTGGCGGAAGCCGGCCAACAGCGCGGCCAAGTTCATGGGCAGCGGGATGATCCCGCCGAACGCCTACGTCACGCTCGAACACGAGTACATCCTGGTCTTCCGGAAGGGGAGCGACAGCCGCTCGTTCGAGCCGGGCGCCGACCGGCGCTACGAGGCCGCCTACTTCTGGGAGGAACGCAACCGCTGGTTCTCGGACGTCTGGACCGAGGTCCGCGGGGAACTGCAAGCGCTCGAGGGCGACCACGAGGACCTGCGGAAGCGCTCGGCCGCCTACCCGCTCGAGATTCCGTACCGGCTGTGCTGTATGTACTCGGCCTACGGCGACACCGTCCTCGACCCCTTCTGGGGGACCGGAACGACCTCGCTGGCGGCGATGTGCGCCGGTCGGAACTCGATCGGGTACGAGCTCGAGGACGCGTTCCGGGAGGTGTTCTCGGATCGTCTTTCCGACGTTCCGGCGCTGTCGCGATCGATCGGTCGCAAGCGCCTCGAGCGCCACCGGGGGTTCGTCGCCGACCGGCGCAAAGCGGGCGATGAGCTCTCGTACGATGCCGTCCACTACGAGACGCCCGTCGTGACGAAGATGGAGCGCGAGATCCGCTTTCGCGAAGTGACGGCCGTCGACCCCATCGCGGACGAGGACGGGTACCGGGCCGAGCACGAACCCCTCTCGCTCGAATAG
- the ggt gene encoding gamma-glutamyltransferase — translation MDTSVDLDRFDSRRSTAYANRGMVATSQPLAARAGVSILEDGGNAFDAAVATAAVLNVVEPTSTGLGGDVFALYRTADGEVGAMRSCGGAPADATIENVRGALEEADDVSQYYPESRGYAVDGDTSGTDLEMPFLGPHAVTVPGTARGWEATVEELGELSLADALEPAIHYATEGFPVSPVIAHYWRGAEELFTDEHAREAYLFDGESPDVGETATLPRLGESLRRIAEEGADAFYEGEIADEIVEEIQSAGGFMTRDDLAEFQPEFVDPVSTTYNGTEVYELPPNNQGLLALEALNVAEEIGAGEHDYDSPERVHAFAEAMKLAFVDGHHYVTDPEYEEIPPLASKAYARERAAAIGDWPIQDPEVGVPTRAAEDADTVLLTVGDEEGNLVSYINSRFAGFGSGLVAGDTGIALQNRGASFSLDPEHPNSLEPGKRPFHTLVPAVAKLDEDDWLAFGVMGGYMQPQGHVQVLSNLVDYGMDLQAALDAPRWRYREDGSLGVEDRLPNAAKLARKGHDVSVLPPVMFGGAQAVRRRGETLSGATEPRKDGSAIGY, via the coding sequence ATGGACACGTCAGTCGATCTGGACCGATTCGACTCGAGGCGCTCGACGGCGTACGCGAACCGCGGCATGGTCGCGACGAGCCAGCCGCTCGCGGCGCGGGCCGGAGTATCGATCCTCGAAGACGGTGGCAACGCCTTCGACGCGGCGGTCGCGACCGCGGCCGTGCTCAACGTCGTCGAGCCGACCTCGACGGGGCTGGGCGGCGACGTCTTCGCGCTCTATCGCACCGCCGACGGCGAGGTCGGCGCGATGCGCTCCTGCGGCGGCGCCCCCGCCGACGCGACGATCGAGAACGTGCGGGGCGCGCTCGAGGAGGCCGACGACGTCTCGCAGTACTACCCCGAGTCACGAGGGTACGCCGTCGACGGCGATACGAGCGGGACGGACCTCGAGATGCCGTTTCTCGGACCGCACGCGGTGACCGTTCCCGGGACGGCTCGGGGCTGGGAGGCCACCGTCGAGGAACTCGGGGAACTGTCGCTCGCGGACGCGCTCGAGCCGGCGATCCACTACGCCACCGAGGGGTTCCCCGTCTCGCCGGTGATCGCCCACTACTGGCGGGGCGCCGAGGAGCTCTTCACCGACGAGCACGCCCGCGAGGCGTACCTCTTCGACGGCGAGAGCCCCGACGTCGGCGAGACCGCGACGCTGCCGCGCCTCGGCGAGTCCCTCCGGCGAATCGCCGAGGAGGGCGCCGACGCCTTCTACGAGGGCGAGATCGCGGACGAAATCGTCGAGGAGATCCAGTCCGCGGGCGGGTTCATGACCCGGGACGACCTCGCCGAGTTCCAACCCGAGTTCGTCGACCCCGTCAGCACGACCTACAACGGGACCGAGGTCTACGAGCTGCCGCCGAACAACCAGGGGCTGCTCGCCCTCGAGGCGCTGAACGTCGCCGAGGAGATCGGCGCGGGCGAACACGACTACGACTCGCCGGAGCGGGTCCACGCCTTCGCCGAGGCGATGAAGCTCGCGTTCGTCGACGGCCACCACTACGTCACCGACCCCGAGTACGAGGAGATCCCGCCGCTGGCCTCGAAGGCGTACGCCCGAGAGCGCGCCGCGGCGATCGGCGACTGGCCGATCCAGGATCCCGAGGTCGGCGTGCCGACGAGGGCGGCCGAGGACGCGGACACCGTCCTCCTGACGGTAGGCGACGAGGAGGGGAACCTCGTCTCGTACATCAACTCCCGGTTCGCCGGCTTCGGCAGCGGCCTCGTCGCGGGCGACACCGGAATCGCGCTCCAGAACCGCGGCGCGTCGTTCTCGCTCGATCCCGAGCATCCGAACAGCCTCGAGCCCGGCAAGCGGCCGTTCCACACGCTGGTCCCCGCCGTCGCGAAGCTCGACGAGGACGACTGGCTGGCCTTCGGCGTCATGGGCGGCTACATGCAGCCCCAGGGCCACGTCCAGGTGCTCTCGAACCTCGTCGACTACGGGATGGACCTGCAGGCCGCCCTCGACGCGCCGCGCTGGCGATACCGCGAGGACGGCAGCCTCGGCGTCGAGGACCGGCTTCCGAACGCCGCGAAGCTCGCGCGGAAGGGCCACGACGTGAGTGTCCTCCCGCCGGTGATGTTCGGCGGTGCACAGGCCGTTCGCCGGCGGGGGGAGACGCTGTCCGGCGCGACCGAACCCCGAAAGGACGGGTCCGCGATCGGCTACTGA